The following is a genomic window from Mustela erminea isolate mMusErm1 chromosome 14, mMusErm1.Pri, whole genome shotgun sequence.
ATCCCTTCATGTTATTAAATTTAGTTTCTCCAgttgttttgtaatatttttacatttgtgtcTTCAAATCAGGATCTAGATAAGGTTCATACATTATAATTGATCTCAGTCTACAGAGCCCCTCCATTTTCCCCTACAACATCTGCCTTGTGACATTAGCAGTCATCAGTGATTTTTGCCTAGACAATATACTCTACTCATTCATTGGGAGTTGCAAAATGGTgctattctttaatttcttttttgtttgtttatcagcAGGATATCTCTGTAAAGAAAGATTTTTTCAAATAGTTGGGTCTTCTTGAGATACTGTTAATAAAGAAAGAGAGGataaaatttctttcattcaccagatttttaaaaaaagattttatttatttatttatatatttaaaagattttatttatttatttgtcatagagagagaagcgagagcaagcacaggcagacagagtggcaggcagaggcagagggagaagcaggctccctgccaagcaaggagcccgatgtgggactcaatcccaggatgctgggatcatgacctgagccgaaggcagccgctcaaccaactgagccacccaggcgtcccgagattttatttatttgattgagagacagtgagagaggaaatacaagcagggggaatgggagagggagaagcaggctccctgctgagcagggagcccaatgcggggctggatcccaggaccccaggatcatgacctgagccaaaggcagatgcttaatgactgagccatccaggctccccttaaTTCACCAGCTTTTGAAACAATTACTTAGACACCAGTATCCTCCCAAGGTCACTGAGAAAGTTTGTTTAGTTATCTTTGTGAACTCATGCATTTAAACAAATTGGGTGTGTTCCAATCCAGTATAGTAATCATTCTCAATGACAGAGTGCTCAACTTTGGCCGATGGGAACTTCTCTAAGATGACCCCTGAATTCTTCTGACACCACCCTAGCAGCGTCTggtagttttcttattttctgggaTGACAAGATGTTTCAGGTTCACCTCGTACATTTCTTGCTCCGGACCGGAGACCAGCAATTTCTCTAAGGAGTTCTGGTCACGCAGCCATCCTCTGCACGGCATATACTGAAATTCCCGTTTCTCAGAAGGAAAGCCACTGTTCAGCACAACATTGTTTACATGGGTAGTTTAGGCAGGGTGAGCCATTCTTATCAAGGAACCGTGGGAAGCCTCCTGGAGTCTAAATTCCTAGACGCCAGCCTGGGCCCACCCTGCAGGCCAGCCTTTTTAAGGACAGTAGTCAGAGGCCTGCCGTGTTAACTCTTTTCTGCACAGCTGCCTGTTAGACATTCTGTTGCTGTTTAGTGTGAGTGGAAAGTTGGTTAAGGAGTCAGGAGTTCAGGGGAGAGGTTGTGATGGGGGTGTAATGTGATTGTCATTAGCCCGGGAGGGTATTCAGAGCCTGGAGACAGTATGGTCATCCAGGGAGGGAGCACAGAGACTCAAGGACACGCCCCTGAGCACGAAGTCCTGGCCTTGAGGAGCCGGCAGAAGACACTGAGAAAGATTACCCGGTGAAGTAGTGCCACCTGGAATGAGGACTAAGAGCGGGTAGAATCCCTAAATCCCAATAATAGAGTGTTGAAGAAGGAGGGCGAGGTCCTCGGCGTCAGATGCGGCTGAAAATGGAGAACGGACTCCTCATGGCAGTGTGGAGGCTACTGGGGACCTTGAAACGTGCTATGTCACTGGGGTGGTTGGGACCAAAGCTTGACGGGAGTAGGTgtaagagagaatgggagaagagggagatagacaattctttcaaggaattttgCTGCGGAGGGGAGCAGAATGGTTGGAGAGGCAAAGGAGCCAAGGAATAACAACATGAGAAAAAATAGCAGCACGTCCGTATGTTGATGGACATGCCccaggacagagagaaaaatcaacgacctaggagagaaggggagagtttTTGGAacctgaggaagaaaaaaggaataagctCTAACATCTAAGTAGGGAAGAGATGGCCTTGCGTAGAAGCATGGACAGTTCATCCACAGTAACAGGAAGGGGGGCACAGTCTCTCATAGGGTAGGGCTGGGTTGGTAGGTCTGTTGTTGAGAGCTTGTAAATAGAGATGGTAGCATGGTCACCTGCTGCACTCGAGGAGTGGGGAAGCGATGCTGCAGATTTAAAGAGTGAAGAGGTATGGGAACAGTTAGCTTAGTGAgtggaaaaggaaagacagatTGCGAGGTACCCCCTGGAGGTTAGTGGTAAGGAACTTAAAAAGAGACTAGTTTTCCgttgaaggtttttgtttgttttcctagttCCTTCTAGCCATTGGACTCTGGGTGCAGGGACTGAAGCTGGTTAAGGAGGGAGGTGAAGAATGAAGCTGTGAAGATGTGGTCCCTACAGTCAGTCGTAGGTCCCACACGTTCAAGGAGTTGCCGAAGTGGTGCATTTAGAGGGAGTAAGTAGGAAGAGGGGAGAAACTAATCGGAGCCCTGAAAGCTTAAATCAGGGAAGGATGTGCAGTTACGGATAATAGGAGGGTATGCAACTTTAAGAATGGGTAACTGGGGTAAGGTGGGCAGTACAGTCCCTACAGGCGAGGAGGACCAGGACCCCAGAGGTCGGGGGACAGAAGGATCTTCCCCCATTGATACTGAAATCACCAGAATtctaaaatgagagaaatgattAGATTTGGAGAAGGTGACAATGAGCCAATCCTCAAGGATGTTGAGAGTGACTGGCGATCCCAGTCATTTCGTGAGGGTTCCCCCTTTCTGTGGACTTCCAGACTTCTCGCACCGCCACACGGACTTCTCATGATGTGAAAACTTCCTGCCTTTTTACAAAGGACCCTGTACTCTGGTTAAAAGTCCTTAGTCATGCCATCGGTCTGCCTAACTCTGCCTTTTATAGctgctgtttcttttgtttaaatgcTGTCGGCCACAGTGGCTCACTTCCCCAGCAGATGGTCATTTCCTGTTTATAGGCTGTCGGATTCGGTGCATTATTTTCAGAGTATTAGTTTACAGTCactattttccctcctttctgtttAGGCCAAGAACCTTATCTGTCTCTTTGTCCCTGTAGCACTGTGAGAAAGCTCTTGGCAAGCTCTAGGACCAGACCTAGTACATAAAGTCCCTTTGGAAGTCAGGGATTATCAAGTAAATAGGGTGTGAATCTTCATTTTTCATCTCAGGAAATAGGATGCTTCTTTAGATGTACTTACGCCAGGTGCCACAGTTAATGACAAAAAGTTTAAATCACAACGGatccctttctctgtgtgttacagaaTGACTACTCTTAATCTTTGTATTTGTGGTGCCGAGAAGACTGAAGAGTACAGGACAGGAGTCACTAGCTGTGCTAACACATGGGCCCAAGCACCGAGATGACACAGTCACTTACTTCAACGGCTTGAAGAGAGAGCCTCAAGTCTCAGGTTTtcgttttctctccctcttggtTGGAGCCCTCTATTTTGTCTTGGGAATCAGGTTCACTGTTATGGGAAGGAGGCCTCAGAGCTACTGAGATCATCTCTGGagtaaagaaaacaggaaatgtaAAGGTGACTAGAGTACAACGAAACAAataccttctttttccttctctactaaCTCATTATTTAAACATCATTTGATGTTAGTAtacttagctttatttttttagagtcttttttttttaatctcatttaagTGGCTGTTTTGATTTCTCAACCAAATTTGATTTCTCAAACCAAAATCTTTTGGTTTCTTGTATATTTATGAAGTTTGTAGTTAAATGGGATATCAGTATAAATAACCtttattaattatgtttttaattcataGTTTAGGTGACATTTTCTTTTGGCATATTATTAAGTTAATATCAATGTATAAAGTATCTAGTgacaaaatactcattttaatttttttcagaaactaTGAGTGGAGGATCTCAAGTCCACATTTTTTGGGGTGCGCCAGTTGGTCCATTGAACATGACCATATCACCAGAACCACCTTCTTTAAGGTCTACTGAGAACCGCTGGAAAAAAATTCAGCTTTTATACAACCAACATTCTTTACATCTGAGGAATGAAAACTGCATACATGGAACTCTTGAAGACCATCCAGTCCTAGAAGCCAAGGGTCCTCCCCATCTTCCTAATGCTCGTTTTTTAACAGACTCTACTAGTGAACCTGTTCATGTGAACGAAGACTCTCTACCCTGTATGTCTGAAACACAGCCTGTAAAATcccaggagggttcccctttagggatgagagagaaaaccagcccCGATGTGCAAATATGCAGATTTAAGGGCAAAGTTCAGCATTTAACTGACGAAGAAAAGTTTCCAAAGCTTCTCAGcgaaaataagaaaattacagaTGAAGAGCATAAAGATCAGGCAAATACATGCGGTCGGAACTTCCGGAAAAACTTCTTTCAGTTAGACCATAAGTGTGTACTAGATCTGGTCAGTAGTGCGGGACAGATTAGTACACGGCCGGGAGCGAAGGAAGCCAAGTGTGTGCCCACAGAAGGCTGGCATCATGAGGCACTCAGCCAGGGTCTGGAGATCTTTTCCTCGGACCCAGAAGATAAGCCAGGGTCTGAAGCTGTTGGAAAGGTCTCTACTGACACTGAATTTCTTAGTATAATGACCTCCAGCCAGGTGGCTTTTTTCTCTCAAAGGAAGTCTAAAGGACACAATATTACAAATAAAGGGCCTGTAAACATGGAGAGCAAACCAAAGGCAAGCCATAGGGAAGTAAGAATGCTTGAAGATGATCTGACTCGGCCCAATGAGGACTTCGCAGGAGGATGTGAAAGTGAACAAAACCAAGCGCATTCCCTGGAACTCTTCAGTCCTATTTGTCCTGAAACAAAAAGTAGCGGCACTCCCATGAAATCTGATAAAGGTCTTGAGGAAGATAAAGGATCTCAAGCACTTTTCAATTTTGAAGATAAACTGCTGCCCAGTGCTGTACGTATTGAGTCATACAGCTCAGGAATGCTGTGTTCCCAGCAAAACGGCTTCCACAAAAGTCCCATTAAAGGAAGTTGGACCTTTCCAAAGCTCAAAGAAGACAAGCTGACCCATTCCAGAGCTCTGTCTGAAGTCCTCCCACCATTCAAGAAAATTAAGTTGGTCTCTGATGCCGGAGATCCCACTGCAGCCATGGACCAGAGGAATGTGTCTACACTTAAGGGGATTAAAAAAACATCATTAATAAAAAATTGTGATTCTAAAAGCCAGAAGTATAATTGTTTAGTCCTGGTATTATCTCCATGTCATGTGAAAGAAATAAGTATAAAGTCTGGACCAAATTCTGGCTCTAAAGTGCCTTTAGGAATAATTGTGGTAACGGACCAGTCAAGAATTCAGAAGAAGGTCTCTCTGTGGAGGGCTGCGGCATTTTGGGCACTTACAGTGTTTCCTGGAGATATAATTCTGCTCACAGGTAAGGTCACTTTTGGGTAGCTGTAGGCTTCCCCCAGCTCCCACTTTAGGCCTTATTACCGTTTTCCCGCTTTGGGAGGCAGCATGATCAATCCCTTTCCAGTACCCTTACCATCCCCTGGTATCCCATGTCCCTGCCATTTCTGGGCCTTTACTCTAGACCTTCTTAGTTCTTGCCCTCTTTTCTGCTCACCTTGAAGAAGCCTTCCCTGGTTGCT
Proteins encoded in this region:
- the SHLD2 gene encoding shieldin complex subunit 2 isoform X1; translation: MSGGSQVHIFWGAPVGPLNMTISPEPPSLRSTENRWKKIQLLYNQHSLHLRNENCIHGTLEDHPVLEAKGPPHLPNARFLTDSTSEPVHVNEDSLPCMSETQPVKSQEGSPLGMREKTSPDVQICRFKGKVQHLTDEEKFPKLLSENKKITDEEHKDQANTCGRNFRKNFFQLDHKCVLDLVSSAGQISTRPGAKEAKCVPTEGWHHEALSQGLEIFSSDPEDKPGSEAVGKVSTDTEFLSIMTSSQVAFFSQRKSKGHNITNKGPVNMESKPKASHREVRMLEDDLTRPNEDFAGGCESEQNQAHSLELFSPICPETKSSGTPMKSDKGLEEDKGSQALFNFEDKLLPSAVRIESYSSGMLCSQQNGFHKSPIKGSWTFPKLKEDKLTHSRALSEVLPPFKKIKLVSDAGDPTAAMDQRNVSTLKGIKKTSLIKNCDSKSQKYNCLVLVLSPCHVKEISIKSGPNSGSKVPLGIIVVTDQSRIQKKVSLWRAAAFWALTVFPGDIILLTDVTVHENHWIGETVLQSTFTSQLLNLGSYSSVQSEEFSNIVNDAVLRDLLAYVSSKHSYLRDLPQRQPQKINSIEFVDLEQLQPDILVHAVLKVVDITVLTEALYSYRGQKQRKVMLTVEQVQGQHYVLVLWGPGAAWYPQLQRKKDYIWEFKYLFVQHNDVLESLELHSTFWSSCECLFDDDIRAITFKAKFRKSIPSFVKMSDLTTYLEEKRSGVILIKAQISELVIPVPAAQKIALCARSSLKSIFSSLPDIVYTGCAKCGLELETDKNKIYKQCYGCLPFTMKKLYYRPAVMTVADGIHEVCIHVGSKLMEKILFNISPDWLNRVIAPPSEVTFRAVAADLLHSLLAGGGAPCVLKLHSLFVLDENSCPLQLEFSLLDLYPDSGEPGAQCPPLRPDGETAGTSRKTFQE